One stretch of Mangifera indica cultivar Alphonso chromosome 9, CATAS_Mindica_2.1, whole genome shotgun sequence DNA includes these proteins:
- the LOC123224762 gene encoding ferredoxin-thioredoxin reductase catalytic chain, chloroplastic-like encodes MTLQTALCGSNISSFICPSRRRTRTARHRPATLIRCRVEPSEKSVEIMRKFSEQYARKSGTYFCVDKGVTSVVIKGLADHKDSLGAPLCPCRHYDDKTAEVQQGFWNCPCVPMRERKECHCMLFLTPDNDFAGQDQTISLDEIRSSTENM; translated from the exons ATGACTCTACAAACCGCTCTCTGTGGTTCCAATATTTCATCCTTCATCTGTCCGTCAAGACGCAGAACCAGAACCGCCCGACACCGTCCTGCGACTCTAATTCGATGCCGAG TGGAGCCGTCTGAGAAGTCTGTTGAAATAATGAGGAAATTCTCTGAGCAGTATGCAAGAAAATCTGGGACCTACTTTTGTGTGGACAAAGGTGTGACTTCCGTTgttattaag GGATTGGCAGATCATAAAGATTCATTGGGTGCACCTCTTTGTCCATGCCG GCATTATGATGACAAAACTGCTGAAGTGCAACAGGGCTTTTGGAACTGTCCATGTGTTCCAATGAGAGAAAG GAAGGAGTGCCACTGCATGCTTTTTCTCACTCCAGATAATGACTTTGCTGGCCAAGATCAG ACCATTTCCTTGGATGAAATCAGATCATCAACGGAAAATATGTGA